Below is a genomic region from Blochmannia endosymbiont of Camponotus modoc.
ACTATATTGTGTTTATTTAAGTTCAGTAATAAACTCGATTAAATATTGTACTGCTTGTTCTGCGTCTGTGCCATCGGCGGAAATGACAACTATAGATCCTTTGCTTAAACCTAGTGTTTGTAGTTTAAATAAACTTTTAGCGCTTGCTTTTTTTCCGTTAGAGATTACTGTAATTTCAGAATTAAATTTTTTTGCTGCCTTTACAAATTGAGTAGCTGGACGGGTATGTAAACCATTGGAAGCAGTGATTATAGTTTCTTTTTGATACATTTTTATCTCCATTTAATTTAACAATATGATAAAAAATATTATTTTCATGTAAATTTACTAAAATTAAATATTTTTTATTAATGAAACATAGACGCATGAAACTGTTATACGTATACATGATCTATTAATTTTTTGTTTCTTTCCCATGTATATCACATTCAAAATAGAATATGCACTAAAGATATTTTTTCATTGGATCGCCTTATTTTTTTAATGTTTTAAAAAGATAGTATTCTATTTACATAATGTAATTAATTCAATATTATTATAAATTTTGCAATAAATAAAATATACAAATTGTTTTTATTTATGTAAAAATAAATATAGAAAACATCACACATGAATGTTTTCTATTTTTTTTGAATGTTAATAGAAAATAAAAATTTATTTTTTATAACTTTGAAAACAATACAGTACTTAAATATCGTTCACCAGACGATGGAAGTATAACTACTATATTTTTATCAGCATAGGTTTTGTTTTTTTGTAGTTGTACCGCTGCTGCTAATGCTGCGCCCGAAGAAATTCCAGCTAAAATTCCTTCTTTCTTCATTAAATATTTAGCGTAGCTGACAGCTGCGTCTATGGTTACTGTTTCTACATGATCAATTAAAGTTAAGTCGAGATTTTTTGGAATAAAACCAGCACCAATACCTTGGATTTTATGTGGTGCTGGTTTTATGTTTTGACCTGATAATGTCTGGGTAATGACTGGAGATTCTTCTGGTTCTACTGCCACGACAATAATTTTTTTATTTTTTGTATGTTTGAAAAATCGTCCAACTCCGGTGATAGTACCTCCTGTACCAACTCCAGCTACAAATACATCTATTTTTCCGGCCGAGTCATTCCAAATTTCAGGTCCTGTGGTTTTTTCATGAATTTCTGGATTTGCAGGATTGCTAAATTGTTGTAGTAATAAATAATGTTTGGGATCAGCAGCAACAATTTCTTCTGCTTTAGCAATAGCTCCTTTCATTCCATTACATCCTTCTGTCAATATAATTTCGGCTCCTAGAGCTTTAATTAATTTAATACGTTCAACGCTCATGGTTTCTGGCATGGTTAAAGTTAATTTATAATGTCGTGCGGCTGCTACGTAAGCTAAAGCAATTCCAGTATTACCACTCGTTGCTTCTATAAGTCTCGTA
It encodes:
- a CDS encoding HPr family phosphocarrier protein gives rise to the protein MYQKETIITASNGLHTRPATQFVKAAKKFNSEITVISNGKKASAKSLFKLQTLGLSKGSIVVISADGTDAEQAVQYLIEFITELK
- the cysK gene encoding cysteine synthase A, whose protein sequence is MYKIYQDNSYTIGHTPLVRLNNIGNGHIAVKIESRNPSFSVKCRIGANMIWDAEKRNLLKLDTRLIEATSGNTGIALAYVAAARHYKLTLTMPETMSVERIKLIKALGAEIILTEGCNGMKGAIAKAEEIVAADPKHYLLLQQFSNPANPEIHEKTTGPEIWNDSAGKIDVFVAGVGTGGTITGVGRFFKHTKNKKIIVVAVEPEESPVITQTLSGQNIKPAPHKIQGIGAGFIPKNLDLTLIDHVETVTIDAAVSYAKYLMKKEGILAGISSGAALAAAVQLQKNKTYADKNIVVILPSSGERYLSTVLFSKL